The candidate division WOR-3 bacterium nucleotide sequence CTACCCTTGCTTTTCCCAAAGAGTTAGGCGAACGCCTGCGCGGAATCAGAAAGAAGGCAGGGCTGACCCAGACAGAACTCGCCACGTTGATGGGAAGAAATGGTACCGGCGCACACAACCAGATTTCGCGTCTGGAGAGAGGAATACAACCCTTTCCATCCCTGGCCTTGATTGCGGACTACCTGCGGGCCTGCCGGGCACGGTTTGCGGACCTTCTCGACATCCTGGACTCATACACGTCACAGCCTGTGGTATCAGACGCCGAAACAGAAGCGGCCCTGACCAGACTTACCCAGCAACTACCCAGTGACGCCAGCTCAGCCGTTATCAAGTATGAGAAGAAAACGACGAACCGACAAGCAATGCCAACGGTCGGCAAGAGGCCGGTACTACTTAGTCCGGCGCAGCGTGTGCTACGGATGCAGAAGATGTTTGCCCGTCAATACCACAGCGAGGTTCTGGAGGCCAGTCTGCACCGGGCGCTCGTCGGGCTGGGTAAAGCCGTACCTTTATCGCTTCAGCGGGTAACCTGCGACTACGGCAGGAAAGTGTTTGCTGCCCTTGTACGCGGACGGAAACTCGTACCTCAATGCAGGACCGAATTGCCGCGGCGGGGAGTCGCAGCCGCGATTCAGACAAAGCTCAACCGGATAAGAGCAAAGGCGCGAAAGCACGGGGTCACAGAAAAGGCCCTGGAAGCGATGGCGTCGGCTGCTCAGCAGGCCTATGACCAGTTGAATCGCGAACGCCGACTGGACTGGATTCCGAGTCCGCAGGAAATCGCCGCCCTGGGTATCAGACCTTTCAAGGTGACCAAAGCAGAGACTAGGATGGAATTGGCTGCGGCCCGAGCGGACGGAGACTATTGGAAGCAGCGGGAGTTCATCAAGGTTCTGATTGCACTTAAGGTTGACAAGAAGCTGGACAAGCTGCATCTGGACTCGGACGTAAGACGGAACGTATGGCTGTGGGTAGGGACGCTTTTCGATGTCCTTGCCGACAGGGGCAAAGAAGCAGCCGCCCGGCTGGCCAAGGTCGGCATGCGCCGGGTGAAGGATAAAGTCCTAACCAGAGACATCGCTGACAAAGTCTTTGAGCTATTTGAGAGGTACGAGCAGAAGCTGAAGCCCCGGCCGCCAGAAGAATCCCGAACCTGAACGCTCCGGGCCCGCGAAAACTTTGCTGCACAACGAAACAGCATACCTGCTGTCGCAAGCCAAGGTCTGCCTCCGCCAACCAGTACCCGACTCGCTTCCTTACTGCCGGTTCGGTCTCAACACGAGTTGTTCGGTTTTGCCGCGGTTCCTTGGCAAGCCATGTCGTCTCCCGTTTCTCGCGCTCTTGACCTGGTCACGAATCCGGCTAGTATCCAGGCAGAAACGCGGCGGAAGACCGTCTTGGAACGGTAGCCAGGCCGGATACCCAATTTCGCGTCTGGCTCAGGGAAAGCCGTGAAAATCGGCTGCGGTCACGCCCACTGTAAGTACCGCGCGTGCTTCTGCCATGCCACTGGCCTCGGGCCGGGAAGGCGGCAGAAGATGGTATAAGCCAGGAGACCTTTTCGCCGCAAATGGCTGATTCAGCCTGCGATGAAAGGAGAATCGGATGAAGACAGTACCCAAGTGGCCAGACAGGCGAATGGTCAAGCGGGGGGAAGCAGACCGAAAACAGAAAAACAGGGCACCCGGCAACAAGAGAATAGAAGGGTGGACAACTAAGTGGCTCGCACTCGGTATCGCGCTTGCGTTCGGGCACGCGAGTGCGGTGACATATCGAGGCCAAGTCCTCGATGCCTGCACCCGCCAGCCTGTCCCCTACGCAGCAATTGTTGCGCAGGACGGCACTGCGGCTTATGCCGACGATAAGGGCCGGTTTGAACTGACCTTGGAGACCGACACCCTTACAGTCGAGGTTTTCCACGTCGGTTACCTGACGCGCACGGCAACGCTTGCCAAAACAAGTCGCAACACCACCGTTTTCCTCACGCCTGAGGTCATCAGCCTGAAGGGCGTAACTGTCACCGCATTCCGCACCCCGGTACCCCTTGGCCGGTCCGGCCCGGTAGCCATAGTCGAACGCGAGTCGGCAACCCGCTTCGGCAACACCGACCTGGCCGCGGCCCTGCGCCGTACCGTATCCGCAGTCAGCCGTGACAACGTCAATTTCTCAAGCGTGACCCTGCGCGGCACCAATGCCGAGCATGTATTGGTAGCAATTGACGGCATCCGGCTAAACTCGGCCCAGAACGGCACATTTGACATGACTACCCTGCCGGTCGCGCTTGCTGACCGGATCGAGGTCGTCCGGGGCGGCAACTCTTCGCTCTACGGCACGAGCCCGGTCGGCGGAATGATAAATCTGCTGACCCCAGACCCGGCCGGCCTTGGTGCCTGGCTACGCGCCGGCGTTGGTGCGCTGGGCGAACGTCGCGTCGAGGTAACACACGGGCAACGGGTAAGGCACTTCGGCTACGCGGTCGGCAGCACTTGGTCGCAGACTAAGAACGGCTTTGCGTACAACGACGACTCAGGTGGCACGGCAACAATGACTAACGCCGACCGCAGTTCACTCAACGCCTTTGGCAAAGCAC carries:
- a CDS encoding helix-turn-helix transcriptional regulator; translation: MKRVRTTLAFPKELGERLRGIRKKAGLTQTELATLMGRNGTGAHNQISRLERGIQPFPSLALIADYLRACRARFADLLDILDSYTSQPVVSDAETEAALTRLTQQLPSDASSAVIKYEKKTTNRQAMPTVGKRPVLLSPAQRVLRMQKMFARQYHSEVLEASLHRALVGLGKAVPLSLQRVTCDYGRKVFAALVRGRKLVPQCRTELPRRGVAAAIQTKLNRIRAKARKHGVTEKALEAMASAAQQAYDQLNRERRLDWIPSPQEIAALGIRPFKVTKAETRMELAAARADGDYWKQREFIKVLIALKVDKKLDKLHLDSDVRRNVWLWVGTLFDVLADRGKEAAARLAKVGMRRVKDKVLTRDIADKVFELFERYEQKLKPRPPEESRT